From the genome of Bradyrhizobium elkanii USDA 76, one region includes:
- a CDS encoding SPW repeat domain-containing protein yields the protein MSDNRFFNTHRPWEDWVGMLLGVLIMVSPWFPMQVSGAVDIERSHLVLNSFMVGMLVLGIAQLEYVALHRWEEVASILLGLWLMASPLVFGYAEDHWLQFWHILLGALVAFIGALQLWQDWNLSEQELAKHPQ from the coding sequence ATGTCGGACAATCGTTTCTTCAACACACACCGTCCCTGGGAGGACTGGGTCGGCATGCTGCTCGGCGTGCTGATCATGGTCTCGCCCTGGTTTCCGATGCAGGTGAGCGGCGCCGTCGATATCGAGCGCAGCCACCTCGTCCTCAACAGCTTCATGGTCGGCATGCTGGTGCTCGGCATCGCCCAGCTCGAATATGTCGCGCTGCACCGCTGGGAGGAGGTCGCAAGCATCCTGCTCGGCCTCTGGCTGATGGCATCGCCCCTGGTCTTCGGTTATGCCGAGGACCACTGGCTGCAGTTCTGGCACATCCTGCTCGGCGCACTGGTCGCCTTTATAGGCGCGTTGCAGCTGTGGCAGGACTGGAACCTGAGCGAGCAGGAACTCGCCAAGCACCCGCAGTAG
- a CDS encoding VOC family protein, with amino-acid sequence MPTFLYVYVENADEAYRRAIAAGAESIEPPADTPYGDRRATVRDSWANVWQIATYRSNP; translated from the coding sequence ATGCCGACCTTTCTCTATGTCTATGTTGAGAACGCGGACGAGGCTTATCGGCGGGCGATCGCGGCAGGCGCTGAATCGATCGAGCCGCCTGCGGATACGCCTTACGGTGACAGACGAGCGACAGTTCGGGATTCATGGGCAAACGTCTGGCAGATCGCTACCTATCGCAGCAATCCGTAG
- a CDS encoding DUF3597 domain-containing protein, producing MSIFGKIMGAIFGSSASAAPAGGAATSAAPAGGSGSASSSPAAVPAGAAPAQSVDVAPILDKAVAAKGEKLEWRTSIVDLMKALDIDSSLSARKELAKELGYTGDTNDSASMNIWLHKQVMTKLAVNGGKLPPDIKH from the coding sequence ATGAGCATTTTTGGAAAAATCATGGGCGCGATCTTCGGCAGTAGCGCCAGCGCCGCGCCCGCCGGCGGAGCGGCCACAAGCGCAGCTCCCGCCGGTGGATCCGGCAGCGCATCGTCGTCTCCCGCCGCGGTGCCCGCCGGTGCGGCGCCGGCGCAGTCGGTTGACGTCGCCCCGATTCTCGACAAGGCGGTTGCCGCGAAGGGCGAGAAGCTCGAGTGGCGGACCTCGATCGTCGACCTGATGAAGGCGCTCGACATCGACTCCAGCCTGTCGGCCCGCAAGGAGCTCGCCAAGGAGCTCGGCTACACCGGCGATACCAACGATTCCGCCAGCATGAACATCTGGCTGCACAAGCAGGTGATGACGAAGCTCGCGGTAAATGGCGGCAAGCTGCCCCCCGACATCAAGCACTGA
- a CDS encoding acyl-CoA synthetase, with product MSGTAAAAPRGGIARVSRRVMNLAYILTQNARRHGDRPGFIWNEKAWSWRHIDQNVSALAAALAARGIVKGDRILVHSKNCDEMFWSMFAAFRLGAVWVPTNFRLMPDEVAYLAEASGAKAFLCHADFPEHAKAAANPALEFVWRIGEEGTFGEATVGDVIVRHAGAVVENVAVDYDDPCWFFFTSGTTGRSKAAVLTHGQMAFVITNHLADLMPGTTEEDASLVVAPLSHGAGVHQLVQTARGVPTILLPSEKFDIAEAFRLIAKHRVSNMFTVPTILKMMVEHPAADQHDHSSLRYIIYAGAPMYREDQKAALHKLGGVLVQYFGLGEVTGNITVLPPGLHDPEDEPRARIGTCGFERTGMQVSIQDDDGSELKAHETGEICVIGPGVFAGYYDNPEANAKAFRDGWFRTGDLGHMDEEGFVYITGRASDMYISGGSNIYPREIEEKLLTHPAVGEVAVLGVPDPFWGEVGVAVCVAREGTEAVAEAELAAYLAPKVPRYKMPKRFFFWEALPKSGYGKVPKRLIRDELEARGLLEVIAKSTGA from the coding sequence ATGAGCGGGACGGCTGCTGCCGCTCCGCGCGGCGGGATCGCGCGGGTGTCGCGCCGGGTGATGAACCTCGCCTACATCCTGACCCAGAACGCCCGCCGCCACGGCGATCGACCCGGCTTCATCTGGAACGAGAAGGCCTGGTCCTGGCGCCATATCGACCAGAACGTCTCGGCGCTGGCGGCGGCATTGGCGGCGCGTGGCATCGTCAAGGGCGACCGCATCCTGGTGCATTCCAAGAACTGCGACGAGATGTTCTGGTCGATGTTCGCGGCCTTCCGGCTCGGCGCGGTGTGGGTGCCGACCAATTTCCGCCTGATGCCGGACGAGGTCGCCTATCTCGCGGAAGCCTCCGGCGCCAAGGCATTTCTCTGCCACGCCGACTTCCCCGAACATGCCAAGGCGGCCGCCAATCCCGCGCTCGAATTCGTCTGGCGGATCGGGGAGGAGGGCACGTTCGGCGAGGCGACCGTCGGTGACGTCATCGTCAGACACGCCGGCGCTGTGGTCGAGAACGTTGCCGTGGACTACGACGATCCCTGCTGGTTCTTCTTCACCTCCGGCACCACCGGCCGCTCCAAGGCCGCCGTCTTGACCCATGGCCAGATGGCCTTCGTGATCACCAACCATCTCGCCGACCTGATGCCCGGCACGACGGAAGAGGACGCCTCGCTGGTGGTGGCGCCGCTGTCGCATGGCGCCGGTGTGCATCAATTGGTGCAGACTGCGCGCGGCGTACCGACCATCCTGCTGCCGTCGGAGAAGTTCGACATCGCCGAAGCCTTCCGGCTGATCGCCAAGCATCGCGTCAGCAACATGTTCACGGTGCCGACGATCCTGAAGATGATGGTCGAGCATCCCGCCGCCGACCAGCACGACCATTCCTCGCTGCGCTACATCATCTATGCCGGCGCGCCGATGTATCGCGAGGACCAGAAGGCGGCGCTGCACAAGCTCGGCGGCGTGCTGGTGCAATATTTCGGCCTCGGCGAGGTCACCGGCAACATCACGGTGCTGCCGCCCGGCCTGCACGATCCCGAGGACGAGCCGCGTGCGCGGATCGGCACCTGCGGCTTCGAGCGCACCGGGATGCAGGTCTCGATCCAGGACGACGATGGAAGCGAGCTGAAGGCGCACGAGACCGGCGAGATCTGCGTGATCGGTCCCGGCGTGTTCGCGGGCTATTACGACAATCCCGAGGCCAACGCGAAGGCGTTTCGCGACGGCTGGTTCCGCACCGGCGACCTCGGCCATATGGACGAGGAGGGTTTCGTCTACATCACCGGCCGCGCCTCCGACATGTACATCTCGGGCGGCTCCAACATCTATCCGCGCGAGATCGAGGAGAAGCTCTTGACGCATCCCGCGGTCGGCGAGGTCGCGGTGCTCGGCGTGCCCGATCCGTTCTGGGGCGAGGTCGGCGTCGCCGTCTGCGTCGCGCGCGAGGGCACCGAGGCGGTCGCGGAGGCGGAGCTTGCCGCCTATCTCGCGCCGAAAGTGCCGCGCTACAAGATGCCGAAGCGCTTCTTCTTCTGGGAGGCGTTGCCGAAGTCCGGCTACGGCAAGGTGCCGAAGCGGCTGATCCGCGACGAGCTCGAGGCGCGCGGGCTGCTCGAGGTGATCGCCAAATCGACGGGCGCGTGA
- a CDS encoding PCC domain-containing protein, with protein MRSIAQPGAPHPERIQWVSARGRAFSFVLEAGIPLLEAVRRGFAAEGFSGGVLSARGGAVGPFAYVMPALSKDGVNAAFYSDTFRPDGVTRLKLAALTFGERDGAPFFHCHGVWTEADGRFNGGHMLPDETIVAEPFEVNAFGIDGATFLAKADSETNFKLFGPVASAPRGAKTTSHAFALRLRPNQDFACALEGFCRQHGILRARLHGGVGSTIGAVFTDGHSVVPFATELAVTAGEIAPDADGRLHAELDIALVDYLGGIAEGRLVRGDNPVLMTMELALEVLAEAEQP; from the coding sequence ATGCGCAGCATCGCCCAGCCCGGCGCTCCGCATCCAGAGCGCATCCAATGGGTCAGCGCGCGCGGCCGCGCCTTTTCATTCGTGCTCGAGGCCGGCATTCCGTTGCTCGAAGCCGTGCGCCGCGGCTTTGCGGCAGAAGGATTTTCCGGCGGCGTATTGAGCGCCAGGGGCGGCGCGGTCGGGCCGTTCGCCTATGTGATGCCGGCGCTGTCGAAGGACGGCGTCAACGCCGCGTTCTACAGCGACACGTTCCGTCCCGACGGTGTGACACGCCTCAAGCTTGCGGCGCTGACCTTCGGCGAACGCGACGGCGCGCCGTTCTTTCATTGCCACGGCGTGTGGACCGAGGCCGATGGCCGCTTCAACGGCGGCCACATGCTGCCGGATGAAACCATTGTCGCCGAGCCGTTCGAGGTCAACGCGTTCGGGATCGACGGCGCGACGTTCCTGGCCAAAGCGGACAGCGAGACCAATTTCAAGCTGTTCGGCCCCGTCGCCAGCGCGCCGCGCGGGGCGAAGACCACGAGCCATGCCTTCGCGCTCCGGCTGCGGCCGAACCAGGATTTTGCCTGCGCGCTGGAAGGCTTCTGCCGCCAGCACGGCATCCTGCGCGCGCGGCTGCATGGCGGCGTCGGCTCGACCATCGGGGCCGTCTTCACCGACGGCCACAGCGTGGTGCCGTTCGCGACCGAGCTCGCGGTGACCGCGGGCGAGATCGCACCGGACGCGGATGGCCGGCTGCATGCCGAGCTCGACATCGCGCTGGTCGACTATCTCGGCGGCATCGCCGAGGGACGCCTGGTGCGCGGCGACAACCCGGTGCTGATGACGATGGAGCTGGCGCTGGAGGTGCTGGCGGAGGCGGAGCAGCCGTAG
- a CDS encoding cytochrome D1 domain-containing protein, translated as MRAIVLVALLASLGAARAEEAFVTNQLSDDLTVVDLATSKPVATIAIGGKPAGVAVSNDGRFAYVTSPDAKAVTVVDASTRKVVGRVDVGGGPLGIAVAPDGATVYVADWYAAVVRVIDARERRVAASIAVGASPSGLAVTPDGLLLLSADRDDDSVSIIDTASRERRGIVKVGTRPFGVTIDADGKRAYTANVGTNDVSVIDIATAREVGRVHVGLRPYAVALAEGRGFVTDQYDGKVSVFDLATLQPVKRITVGDYPEGIEATADGKRILVANWESNTLSVIDAAELKVIGEVKVGDGPRAFGAFLRRTE; from the coding sequence ATGCGCGCGATTGTGCTCGTCGCGCTGCTCGCCAGCCTCGGCGCCGCGCGCGCCGAGGAGGCATTCGTCACCAACCAGCTCAGCGACGACCTCACGGTGGTCGATCTCGCGACCTCGAAGCCGGTCGCGACCATCGCGATCGGCGGCAAGCCCGCCGGCGTTGCCGTCAGCAATGACGGCCGCTTCGCCTATGTGACCAGTCCGGATGCCAAGGCGGTCACCGTGGTCGACGCGTCGACGCGAAAGGTCGTCGGTCGGGTCGATGTCGGCGGCGGGCCGCTCGGCATCGCGGTCGCGCCCGACGGCGCCACGGTCTATGTCGCCGACTGGTACGCCGCCGTGGTGCGGGTGATCGATGCCAGAGAGCGGCGTGTCGCCGCAAGCATCGCGGTCGGTGCATCGCCGTCCGGGCTGGCGGTGACGCCGGATGGGCTGCTGCTGCTGTCGGCGGATCGCGACGATGACAGCGTCTCCATCATCGACACCGCCTCGCGCGAGCGGCGGGGGATCGTGAAGGTCGGGACGCGGCCGTTCGGGGTCACCATCGATGCCGACGGCAAGCGCGCCTACACCGCCAATGTCGGCACCAACGACGTCTCCGTGATCGACATCGCGACCGCTCGCGAGGTCGGCCGCGTGCATGTCGGCCTGCGTCCCTACGCGGTGGCGCTGGCGGAGGGCCGCGGTTTCGTCACCGACCAGTATGACGGCAAGGTCAGCGTGTTCGACCTCGCGACGTTGCAGCCGGTGAAGCGGATCACGGTCGGCGACTACCCCGAAGGCATCGAGGCGACCGCCGACGGCAAACGCATCCTGGTCGCGAACTGGGAGAGCAACACGCTGAGCGTGATCGACGCCGCCGAGCTGAAGGTGATTGGCGAGGTCAAGGTCGGCGACGGCCCAAGAGCGTTCGGGGCGTTCCTCAGACGGACGGAGTAG
- a CDS encoding DUF2189 domain-containing protein gives MATSYQGNVTSMTQSGQGAASAPVIRTIGLSDLHHALRLGWEDFKAVPSHAIILCLIYPVLGLVLARTVHGYSVLPLLFPLAAGFALLGPFAAIGLYEMSRRREDGGEASAWDAMEVFRSPSFGAMLGVGTLLFALFVTWIATAQAIYTAVFGYETAANIPDFAARVLTTQQGWWLIVVGCSVGFLFALVALCISVIAFPMMLDRQATAGEAMVTSMRAVAQNPVPMAAWGLIVAVLLVLGTIPFFLGLAVVIPLLGHATWHLYREVIVKDPNARPVIPEPRERKPAADFPANLFPWRRGDRG, from the coding sequence ATGGCCACGTCATACCAAGGCAATGTCACATCGATGACGCAGAGCGGACAAGGCGCCGCGTCTGCGCCTGTCATCCGCACCATCGGCCTGTCCGATTTGCATCATGCGCTGCGTCTCGGCTGGGAAGACTTCAAGGCGGTGCCAAGTCACGCCATCATCCTCTGCCTGATCTATCCGGTGCTCGGCCTCGTGCTTGCGCGCACCGTGCACGGCTATTCCGTGCTGCCCCTGCTGTTTCCGCTGGCCGCGGGCTTTGCCCTGCTCGGCCCGTTTGCCGCCATCGGCCTCTACGAGATGAGCCGCCGCCGCGAGGATGGCGGGGAAGCATCTGCTTGGGATGCCATGGAGGTATTCCGCTCACCGTCATTCGGCGCGATGCTCGGGGTCGGAACGCTGCTGTTCGCGCTGTTCGTGACCTGGATCGCCACCGCCCAGGCGATCTACACGGCGGTGTTCGGCTATGAGACCGCGGCCAACATTCCCGATTTTGCCGCGCGCGTGCTGACCACCCAGCAAGGCTGGTGGCTCATCGTGGTCGGCTGCAGCGTCGGCTTCCTGTTCGCGCTCGTCGCGCTTTGCATCAGCGTGATCGCCTTCCCCATGATGCTCGACCGCCAGGCAACCGCTGGCGAAGCCATGGTGACGTCGATGCGCGCCGTCGCACAGAACCCGGTGCCGATGGCGGCCTGGGGCCTGATCGTCGCGGTGCTGCTGGTGCTGGGCACGATCCCGTTCTTCCTCGGGCTTGCCGTGGTGATCCCGCTGCTCGGTCACGCCACCTGGCATCTCTATCGCGAGGTCATCGTCAAGGATCCGAACGCGCGGCCGGTGATCCCCGAACCGCGCGAGCGCAAGCCCGCCGCGGACTTCCCGGCCAATCTGTTTCCGTGGCGGCGCGGCGATCGCGGCTAA
- a CDS encoding GNAT family N-acetyltransferase has protein sequence MAAVRDNSDQNRFELDTEGGTAFANYRRTPAAVIITHTETPHALRGRGIASELVKGALELIRADGRKVIAGCGFVVDYLDKHPEYADLAG, from the coding sequence ATGGCCGCCGTGCGCGACAACAGTGACCAAAACCGCTTCGAGCTCGACACCGAGGGCGGCACAGCCTTTGCGAACTACCGGCGGACGCCCGCGGCCGTCATCATCACCCATACCGAAACACCGCACGCCCTGCGCGGCCGCGGAATCGCATCGGAGCTGGTCAAGGGTGCGCTTGAGCTGATCCGCGCCGACGGCCGCAAGGTGATCGCCGGCTGCGGTTTCGTGGTGGATTACCTCGACAAGCATCCGGAATACGCGGACCTTGCCGGCTAG
- a CDS encoding PRC-barrel domain-containing protein yields MHHTLVPSVRVEHVCVFGRDGTKLGSIERLMLDKVSGTVAYAIIKTGGVLSTHHHYPVRWAALRFDPVRQAFEAEVTLEDLRAGPSEFDGDEFDWGDRSQSYTHPNYWAV; encoded by the coding sequence ATGCATCATACCTTGGTGCCCAGTGTCCGGGTCGAACACGTCTGCGTCTTCGGGCGCGACGGGACGAAACTTGGGTCGATCGAGCGGCTGATGCTCGACAAGGTGAGCGGAACGGTGGCCTACGCCATCATCAAGACCGGCGGCGTGCTGAGTACCCACCACCACTATCCCGTCAGATGGGCCGCGCTGCGATTCGATCCTGTCCGCCAGGCCTTCGAGGCCGAGGTGACGCTGGAGGATTTGCGCGCAGGGCCGTCGGAGTTCGACGGCGACGAGTTCGACTGGGGCGACCGCTCGCAATCGTATACGCACCCGAACTATTGGGCGGTGTAG
- a CDS encoding AAA family ATPase gives MARGRHRPINMPAPYLRRVWLDPARIPNRNAYPFVLPLLRDDFELSFDKAITIIVGENGTGKSTLLKGIAVMAGYDDAGGGKGYRAVDHSNAVEKMGGSLASALRASWLPRITNGWFFRAESFFSVARYLDQAAVDVRDLPPNFLSYSHGEGFLRFFNERCQRQGIFIFDEPESALSPSRQIEFLKLLHRMNGTGHCQVIMATHSPVLMAYPNATLLRVTKYGLEPVGLKDTDHYRLMREFCDDPKGFVEAAIED, from the coding sequence ATGGCCAGAGGACGACACCGCCCGATCAACATGCCCGCGCCGTATCTGAGGCGCGTCTGGCTCGATCCCGCGCGCATTCCCAATCGCAACGCATATCCATTCGTGCTGCCGCTGCTGCGCGACGATTTCGAGCTCAGCTTCGACAAGGCGATCACCATCATCGTCGGCGAGAACGGCACCGGCAAGTCGACGCTGCTGAAGGGCATCGCCGTGATGGCCGGCTATGACGATGCCGGCGGCGGCAAGGGTTATCGTGCGGTCGACCACAGCAATGCCGTTGAGAAGATGGGCGGCTCGCTTGCGTCGGCGCTGCGTGCCAGCTGGCTGCCCAGGATCACCAACGGCTGGTTCTTCCGGGCGGAAAGCTTCTTTTCGGTGGCGCGCTATCTGGATCAGGCAGCGGTGGACGTCAGAGACCTGCCACCGAACTTCCTGTCCTATTCCCACGGCGAGGGCTTCCTGCGCTTCTTCAACGAGCGTTGCCAGCGGCAGGGCATCTTCATCTTCGACGAGCCGGAATCCGCGCTGTCGCCGTCGCGCCAGATCGAATTCCTCAAGCTGCTGCACCGAATGAACGGCACCGGCCACTGCCAGGTGATCATGGCCACGCATTCACCGGTGCTGATGGCCTATCCGAATGCGACGCTGCTGCGGGTTACCAAATATGGGCTGGAGCCGGTGGGCCTGAAGGACACCGATCACTACCGGCTGATGCGCGAGTTCTGCGACGACCCCAAGGGGTTCGTCGAGGCGGCGATCGAGGACTGA
- a CDS encoding fumarylacetoacetate hydrolase family protein: MTDLDRRTMLATGALALAGAAAQSAPAHAEAAPKAMFPVAAVTIPIVGASEVFQVRRIYCIGRNYAAHAIERGSDPTREPPFFFQKPTDAIQNVAIGTVADHPYPSLTKNYHHEVELVAALKSGGTNIPADKALDHVYGYALGLDMTRRDLQNGMAAEKKPWEIGKSFDHAAVLGPIHPADKTGHFTQGAISLAINGTVRQSSDLKNMIWSVAEQIAKLSEAFELKAGDIIYSGTPQNVGPVVKGDVLLCKLEGLPDMSIKIV; this comes from the coding sequence ATGACTGATCTCGATCGCCGGACGATGCTTGCGACCGGCGCCCTCGCACTGGCCGGCGCCGCCGCGCAATCCGCGCCGGCCCATGCCGAGGCCGCGCCAAAGGCGATGTTTCCGGTCGCGGCCGTGACGATCCCGATCGTCGGCGCCAGCGAGGTGTTTCAGGTTCGCCGCATCTACTGCATCGGCCGCAACTACGCCGCGCACGCGATCGAGCGTGGTTCGGACCCGACGCGCGAGCCGCCGTTCTTCTTCCAGAAGCCGACGGATGCGATCCAGAATGTCGCGATCGGCACCGTCGCCGATCATCCCTATCCGTCGCTGACCAAGAACTATCACCACGAGGTCGAGCTGGTCGCCGCGTTGAAGTCCGGCGGCACCAATATTCCGGCCGACAAGGCGCTCGATCACGTCTATGGCTACGCGCTCGGCCTCGACATGACGCGGCGCGATCTGCAGAACGGCATGGCCGCGGAGAAGAAGCCCTGGGAGATCGGCAAGAGCTTTGACCATGCCGCGGTGCTCGGGCCGATCCATCCGGCTGATAAGACCGGCCATTTCACGCAAGGGGCGATCTCGCTCGCGATCAACGGCACGGTGCGACAAAGCTCGGATCTGAAGAACATGATCTGGAGCGTCGCCGAGCAGATCGCAAAGCTGTCCGAGGCATTCGAGCTGAAGGCCGGCGACATCATCTATTCCGGTACGCCGCAGAACGTCGGCCCTGTGGTCAAGGGCGACGTGCTGCTGTGCAAGCTCGAGGGCCTGCCCGACATGTCGATCAAGATCGTCTGA
- a CDS encoding barstar family protein → MTSKAALLATLAAQLGLPDYFGNTWDAFEECIRDLSWLPHGPVFVAHADVPLISDVSNAMTYVAILNDAVCKMSRSADHPLSVAFPPQYRDQVMWLLRADHARRT, encoded by the coding sequence GTGACAAGCAAAGCAGCGCTCTTGGCAACGCTCGCAGCGCAGCTCGGACTCCCCGATTACTTTGGCAACACTTGGGATGCGTTCGAGGAATGTATTCGCGATCTCTCATGGTTGCCCCACGGTCCCGTATTCGTAGCGCATGCGGACGTGCCCCTGATTAGCGACGTGTCGAACGCCATGACCTATGTGGCAATTCTGAATGACGCTGTCTGCAAGATGTCGCGATCGGCGGACCATCCGCTTTCTGTCGCATTTCCACCCCAGTATCGCGACCAGGTCATGTGGTTGCTTCGAGCGGACCACGCCCGTCGCACGTAG
- a CDS encoding PaaI family thioesterase gives MSRAYDAESASLVGIPEMKTSPPEGFKLLPSRPGFIDHNGPYYWRETGDAAPEWGFQSDDRHGNPYGYIHGGAILGFLDTALGSAVFMATKRKCATVSLDTRFVGGAAPGPWIIGRTTVKKVTRTFAFVDAEAFADDKLLVTAAAVFRVFDD, from the coding sequence ATGTCCCGCGCATACGACGCGGAATCAGCAAGCCTTGTTGGGATCCCCGAAATGAAAACCTCGCCTCCGGAAGGGTTCAAGCTCCTGCCGAGCCGCCCAGGGTTCATCGACCATAATGGCCCCTACTACTGGCGTGAGACCGGCGACGCCGCGCCTGAATGGGGGTTTCAGAGCGACGACCGGCACGGCAATCCCTACGGCTACATTCATGGCGGGGCGATCCTCGGCTTTCTCGATACCGCCCTCGGCAGTGCCGTGTTCATGGCAACCAAACGCAAATGCGCGACCGTTTCGCTGGACACGCGCTTCGTCGGCGGCGCCGCGCCGGGTCCATGGATCATCGGCCGCACGACCGTGAAAAAGGTGACGCGGACTTTCGCTTTCGTCGATGCGGAAGCCTTCGCCGACGACAAGCTGCTGGTGACAGCCGCCGCCGTCTTCCGCGTCTTCGACGACTGA
- a CDS encoding tetratricopeptide repeat protein, giving the protein MRILACLTAVLLGAALTLPNPPKAAAGDDPNWQTCVGLTTAPGDRVAACTTVIDGKTETGKRLAGAYCNRGHGLTEKRELDAALADLNEAIKLDPAYACAYTNRGRVYAFKRDLDHAIADYDEAIRIDPAFALAYNNRGDAWLNKGDLDRALADLSLAIKFNPQLATAYGNRGFVYYRKRDAAHAIADFTTEIRLEPNVLAYINRGNVYRDTEQLDRAVADYGEAARIAPTDARGWRNRGMIRLYQGDNKGGLADYDKALQYDPNDVYSWNNRGQAKLRLGDKKGAAADFRKALELQPDLQSAKGALARLGGAR; this is encoded by the coding sequence ATGCGCATTTTGGCCTGCCTGACCGCCGTATTGCTCGGCGCCGCCCTGACGCTTCCAAACCCGCCGAAAGCCGCCGCCGGCGACGATCCGAACTGGCAGACCTGCGTCGGCCTGACGACAGCGCCCGGCGACCGCGTGGCCGCCTGCACCACGGTGATCGACGGCAAGACCGAGACCGGCAAGCGGCTGGCCGGCGCCTATTGCAATCGCGGCCATGGGCTGACCGAGAAGCGCGAGCTCGATGCAGCGCTCGCCGACCTCAACGAGGCCATCAAGCTCGATCCCGCCTATGCCTGCGCCTACACCAATCGCGGCCGCGTCTACGCCTTCAAGCGCGATCTCGATCATGCGATTGCCGATTACGACGAGGCGATCCGGATCGATCCGGCGTTCGCGCTGGCCTACAACAATCGCGGTGATGCCTGGCTCAACAAGGGCGATCTCGACCGCGCGCTGGCCGATCTCAGCCTCGCCATCAAATTCAATCCGCAGCTCGCCACCGCCTATGGCAATCGCGGCTTCGTCTACTACCGCAAGCGCGACGCGGCCCATGCGATCGCCGACTTCACCACGGAGATCAGGCTCGAGCCCAACGTGCTCGCCTATATCAACCGCGGCAATGTCTATCGCGATACCGAGCAGCTCGATCGCGCAGTCGCCGATTACGGTGAGGCGGCGAGGATCGCGCCGACCGATGCGCGCGGCTGGCGCAACCGCGGCATGATCCGTCTCTATCAGGGTGACAACAAGGGCGGGCTCGCCGATTACGACAAGGCGCTGCAATACGATCCGAACGACGTCTATTCCTGGAATAATCGCGGCCAGGCCAAGCTGCGGCTCGGCGACAAGAAGGGTGCGGCGGCCGATTTCCGCAAGGCGCTCGAGCTGCAGCCCGATCTGCAAAGCGCCAAGGGGGCACTGGCGCGGCTCGGCGGGGCCCGGTGA
- a CDS encoding SRPBCC family protein, with the protein MRRTIARAGVVVAALAVLGAAWAHGPTRQKVRESIEIDAPQAKVWAVIGNFQDMSWLAGVTKTEGEKGNEIGATRRLTLGPGATVDEELYKYEPEMMSYSYRITAVDVKVLPVTNYSSTLTVSPAPDGKSKLEWAGAFYRGFPNNDPPPELSDEAAVKAVSRLYKAGLEALKKKIESGT; encoded by the coding sequence ATGAGGCGGACGATCGCGAGGGCCGGCGTGGTGGTGGCGGCATTGGCTGTGTTGGGGGCCGCGTGGGCTCACGGGCCGACCCGCCAGAAGGTGCGGGAATCGATCGAGATCGACGCGCCGCAGGCCAAGGTGTGGGCGGTGATCGGCAATTTCCAGGACATGAGCTGGCTCGCCGGCGTCACCAAGACCGAGGGCGAGAAGGGCAACGAGATCGGCGCCACGCGGCGGCTGACGCTGGGGCCCGGCGCCACCGTCGACGAGGAACTCTACAAATACGAACCGGAGATGATGAGCTATTCGTACCGGATCACGGCGGTCGACGTGAAGGTGCTGCCGGTCACCAACTATTCCTCGACGCTGACGGTGTCGCCGGCGCCCGACGGCAAGTCGAAGCTGGAATGGGCCGGCGCGTTCTACCGCGGTTTTCCGAACAATGATCCGCCGCCGGAGCTGAGTGACGAGGCCGCGGTGAAGGCGGTGAGCAGGCTCTACAAGGCCGGGCTCGAAGCGCTGAAGAAGAAGATCGAGAGCGGGACCTGA